The Cervus elaphus chromosome 9, mCerEla1.1, whole genome shotgun sequence genomic interval GAAGAACTGCAGCCCCTCATCTTTGGGCTCTTCCTCTCCATGTACCTAATCACTGTGTTTggaaacctgctcatcatcctggcCATCAGCTcagactcccacctccacacgcccatgtacttcttcctctccaacctgtccTTTGTAGACATCTGTttcacctccaccaccatcccaAAGATGCTGTGGAACATCCAGAACAATAACAGAGGTATCACCTATGGAGGCTGCATCACCCAGATGTATTTTTACATACTGTTTGCAGGATTGGATGACATTCTCCTGAGTGTGATGGCCTATGATCGGTATGTGGCCATCTGCCATCCCCTGCTCTACACGGTCATCATGAGCCCCCGGCTCTGTGGACTGCTGCTTCTGATATCCTGGGTGCTTGTTGCCTTGTATTCCTTGCTACACAGCTTAATGGTGTTGCGATTGTCCTTCTGTCCACTTGTGCAAATCCCCCACTTTTTCTGTGAACTCAGTCAGCTGGTACAACTTGCCAGTTCTGACATCTTTCTTAACTACATGGTGATGTATTTTGCAGCTGTCCTGGTGGGTGTTGGTCCTTTTGCTGGCATCCTTTGCTCATATTCTAAAATAGTTTCCTGCATATGTAAAATCACATCAGCTCAGGGGAAGTATAAAGCATTTTCCACCTGTGTGTCCCACCTCTCAGTTgtcttcctattttattttacagcCTTAGGAGTGTTCCTTAGCTCTGGGACTACCTACACCTCACATTCAAGTACAATTGCCTCGGTCATGTACACTGTGGTCACACCTATGCTGAACCCTTTCATTTACAGTCTGAGAAACCGAGATATAAAAGAGGGTCTAAAGAGATTGTATTGGATGCCAAGTACAAAAGACCAACTATACTAGTGCTCTGGATTGCATAACTCAAAGTATCAAAACCAGAAATTGTTCTTTGATCATTGTGAAATAAAATTTGCTCCTTGCACTTATTTCTTgggatttccatttttctttccttctttgaattCAGTATCTTTATAGAATTTTAGGAACTCTCTTTTAAGTGTTATTCACAgtctgcaagtctgttctctatgtctgtgaatctgtttctgtttcagagataaggacatttgtgtcatattttagattccctatataagtgatatcatatggtgttcaCAACAAGACATTATGAAAGCAAACAATCTGACATGTTTTGCTACCATGAAATGGTATGGTGATCTTTTTTCTGTTGCAAATAAAAATTGTTTACCTTGAAATTTTCTTGTGCCCGAGGTAGACCTGTATTGCCAAATATTTCAATATTAGTTCAGTTTTAATATATCTCATAGATTTaaatatgtgatatttttattttcatttgtcttcaggTGATTCTTTATTCCTCCTTTGGTATTTTTATTGACCTAATAGTTGTTCAGTAGCATGTGTTTCAGTTTTCACAgagttctgttttttgtttccaactttcttcttttatttgatttctagtttcatatccTAGTGATCAGAAGAGAAGCGTGATGTGATTCAAAACTTCCTAAATTTATTGAGGCTAGCTTTGTGTCCCCAAAACGTGGCCTATTCTTGAGAAtgtcccatgtgcacttgagaaatacatatattcttcTGTATTAGGATGCAATgttctatataaatatatcaaatgcaTCTGGCCTTATATTTAATTTAGCTGATACTTATTTTTTGACTTTCTAGCTGGATGATATTTATTCATATATCAGGATTGTTAAAGTCATgtgctattattgtgttactgtcaattacTCCCTTGAGGTCTGTTAACTATTGTTTTATATGTTTggtgctcctctgtccagttcagttcagttcagtcgctcagttgtgtccaactctttgtgactccatgtatcacagcacgccaggcctccctgtccatcaccaactcccagagtttactcaagctcatgtccattgagtcagtgatgccatccagccatctcatcctttgtcgtccccttctcctcctgcctccaatccctcccagcatcagggtcttttccaatgagtcaacacttcgcatgaggtggccaaagtattagtgtttcagcttcagcttcagtccttccaacgaacattaGGAGAccccaaactgaactgaactgacttcacACTGtttgcaacagctccagagaaagtcttagatatatttttactattatcataatttaaattaaataaaaaatttaaaaaataatttaatgatttttttaaatttttaagtcttcattactcctttaattttcatttttataacctaatattaccttggaggaaaaaaaaaaaaaaaaggaagaccctagttttaaaagcaaacttcatatgtatatatattttataattttggtgACTTTGTTGTTgatattatgttttgttttgttttaatattgtatttttgagaatctaacttctacactagatttttaatctttgctttttggtatttgttatcagctttgtacctttaagaacccaatgttcagtacccatttttacttgggagtgagATCACAGGCCTGATTGCTCTGTCCCCCTTTTGACTCTTATTTTCCTCCACCAAGTGGCCtctatctcccccctcccccttttcttctctacccaGCTCAGTGAATGTCTTTGTGTAttccgggctgtggagaacattTAGGGAACTttttactggctggatctgtctctctccttttgactccccctttcATCCTCCtgtccacctctgtctccttcctccctcttctcttctccatgtaactctgtgtgcctctctgggtgtccctcactgtggataaacttttcatcattaacctagatgttttctcATCGGTGTTGTATAGATGaggaagtcttgaggctactgtatgAATGAGACTGAAAAGCAGAGGGAGgcggcttaagtccaaatcctgagaacaccagggaactcctgaatCCAGGGAACGTTGATTGATTGGAGCTCATCAaacgcctccatacctacactgaaaccaaccaccacccaagggccaacaagctccagagcaagacatacaaTGCAAATTCTCTAGCAACACAGGAACATGACTCTGAGCCTCAATATACAGGCTGACCAAAGTCACAcaaaacccactgacatctcaaaacccattactggacacttcattgcactctaGAGAGAAGAagtccagctccacccaccagaacaccagtGCAAACTTCACTAAACAGGAAagtgactgaaagtgaaggactggaaaaagatattccatgcaaatagagaccaaaagaaagcaggagtagcaatactcatatcagataaaatagactttaaaacaaaggctgtgaaaagagacaaaggtggacactacataatgatcaaaggatcaatccaagaagaatatatagcaatcataaatatatatgcacccaacataggagcaccacaatatgttagacaaatgctaacaagtatgaaaggggaaattaacaataatataataacagtgggagactttaatatcccactcacacctatgaatggatcaactaaataaaaaatcaacaaagaaacacaaactttaaatgatacaatgaaccagttagacctaattgatatctataggacatttcaccccaaaacaatgaatttcacctttttctcaagcacacatggaacattctccatgaTAGAtaacatcctgggccataaatctagccttggtaaattgaaaaaaaaattaaaatcattccaagcatcttctctgaccacaatgcagtaagattagatgtcaattacaggagaaaagctattaaaaattctAACATATGAAGACTGAACAACACGctactgaataaccaacaaatcacaaaagaaatttaaaaaaatcaaaatgtgcatagaaatgaatgaaaataaaaacacaacaacccaaaacctatgggacactgtttAAAAGAAGtgttaaggggaaggttcatagcaatacaggcttatctcaagaaacaagaaaaaagccaaatatctAACCTatctctacacctaaagcaagttgaaaaggaagaaattataaacccagggttagtagaaggaaagaaatattaattagggcagaaataaatgcaagaaaaacaaaagagaccatagaaaaaaatcaacaaaacaaaagctggttctttgaaaagataaataaaattgacaaaccattagccagactcatcaagagacaaaggcagaagaatcaaatcaacaaaattagaaatgaaaatggagagatcacaccAGAGAACACAgatatacaaaggatcataagagactattatcagca includes:
- the LOC122699116 gene encoding olfactory receptor 7A17-like gives rise to the protein MEPGNNTRILEFLLLGLSEEEELQPLIFGLFLSMYLITVFGNLLIILAISSDSHLHTPMYFFLSNLSFVDICFTSTTIPKMLWNIQNNNRGITYGGCITQMYFYILFAGLDDILLSVMAYDRYVAICHPLLYTVIMSPRLCGLLLLISWVLVALYSLLHSLMVLRLSFCPLVQIPHFFCELSQLVQLASSDIFLNYMVMYFAAVLVGVGPFAGILCSYSKIVSCICKITSAQGKYKAFSTCVSHLSVVFLFYFTALGVFLSSGTTYTSHSSTIASVMYTVVTPMLNPFIYSLRNRDIKEGLKRLYWMPSTKDQLY